The Psychroflexus sp. ALD_RP9 region GAAAGATGACCCATATTTGAAAATTGGAGCCGAAAACGACCGCTCTAAAAAAGCTGAAAGCGACTACGTTTGGGCCTTACGTGATATTAATTTTGATGTGAAAGAAGGCGAAGTTTTGGGGATTATTGGTAAAAATGGCGCCGGTAAATCAACATTATTAAAAATTTTATCGCGGGTTACCATGCCCACCACCGGCAGTATTAAAACCAAAGGCCGCATAGCTTCACTTTTAGAAGTAGGTACAGGTTTTCATCCAGAGTTGACAGGTCGAGAAAATATTTACCTCAATGGTGCTATTTTAGGGATGACCAAAAGTGAAATTAAAGCCAAAGAAGAAGAGATTATTGACTTTTCCGGCTGCGCCATGTATGTAGATACTCCTGTGAAGCGTTACTCATCAGGTATGCGAGTACGTTTAGCCTTTGCGGTGGCAGCACACTTAGAGCCCGATATTTTAGTGGTAGACGAAGTTTTAGCGGTAGGTGATGCTGAATTTCAAAAGAAAGCCATTGGTAAAATGAAAGACATCTCTGGCACAGGTGGTCGAACGGTTTTGTTTGTGAGCCATAATATGGCGGCAGTGAAAAGTTTGTGTACACGCGGTGTCGTTTTAGAACATGGCACTTCTGTGTTTGAAGGTACAGCAGATGAGTGTGTAGACTACTATTTGAAATCTGGTGAAGAACTTACTAATTTTAAAAATTTAGATTTACAAGAAAATGATTTCAGGATTGAAAGCGTTGGTATTAAAAATCAAAATTCATCTTTTGATGACCCAATACTTGAAGATCAGCCAATCTTGTTTGAGCTAAAATACTCGAATAAATCAGATGTAGATTACAGAGTGACTTTAAAATTTAAAGACTCTTCAGGTAATGATTTTATGACAGTTTCTAATTTAAATAAAGACAACCTAGGGCTTATTGAAGGAAATAAACTTGTACTTGAGATACCAAACGGATTTTTCAATGCAAAAGCTTTTTATGTGGATATGTTGGTTTTTAATTTTAAAGGAGGTTTAAGGAGTAGGTCGTTTACATTAAATGATATCCTTAGTTTTAACATCGTCTACGGCAAAAGAGAAGAAGGCGCTTGGTTAGGAGAATCTAAGGCCTTAATTAAACCAAATTTTAACTGGAAAAAACTATGACAAAGGGAGACGACTT contains the following coding sequences:
- a CDS encoding ABC transporter ATP-binding protein, producing MNKTILTARNISKQYRLGLVGTGTLGHDLNRWWHCVRGKDDPYLKIGAENDRSKKAESDYVWALRDINFDVKEGEVLGIIGKNGAGKSTLLKILSRVTMPTTGSIKTKGRIASLLEVGTGFHPELTGRENIYLNGAILGMTKSEIKAKEEEIIDFSGCAMYVDTPVKRYSSGMRVRLAFAVAAHLEPDILVVDEVLAVGDAEFQKKAIGKMKDISGTGGRTVLFVSHNMAAVKSLCTRGVVLEHGTSVFEGTADECVDYYLKSGEELTNFKNLDLQENDFRIESVGIKNQNSSFDDPILEDQPILFELKYSNKSDVDYRVTLKFKDSSGNDFMTVSNLNKDNLGLIEGNKLVLEIPNGFFNAKAFYVDMLVFNFKGGLRSRSFTLNDILSFNIVYGKREEGAWLGESKALIKPNFNWKKL